Genomic window (Scleropages formosus chromosome 16, fSclFor1.1, whole genome shotgun sequence):
CCTGTTGCAATGCAGTTACTTGTTCAGTGACAGCCATTAATAcctctcttttttcttctaACCACTTCTGCTcactgtaaaaggaaaaaaaaaattaacataattcCTTATGGTGCAATTGTTTACAGCAAGCCACAAATGAAAAAGGTTTTTGATTATATTAATACCTTTAAACATGTATATTACAATCAgttcaatttaaaattttgttgtgtTATCAAGCTCAAGGCAATGTATACCTTTTTAAAACTTCTTTCAGTTTATTCCTCTTTGCTTGAGAACAAGAGAAAACCATCTCAAGTTGTGTGTTTAGCTGCAACAACTGGAAAAGACAGTGATaagaacactgaaaacaaacatcacAAAAGTCAAGAGAAAAATTGTTGCACTACCTCCTgtgttttgatttcttttttattacataCTTCATGAACTGAAATATTAAGAAAGATGTCAGGGTTTCATCTTAGCACTTTTCAAGCAATGCAACGCCTTGGTAAAAATACTGCTATGCTATAAGTGGACTTTCTGAAAAATCAGAAAAGATGCATTTCCCAAGGTCATCTGCACCCATCTCACTGAAAACTACAACAGATGCAGGTTATATTTTTGTTAACCACTGTCATTTgccacaggaaaaaagaaaaaaaatcattctggatTTAGCACTAGACAGCCCTGAATAAGCATTTGTCATCAAAGAAACTCTTCAGAGACTTGTGtcacttcatttcattttccattctaTTATGCACTCTAGTAAACAACATGAAGTTTATTCGGTGCATAACCAAGTTATAAATTCAATTACTATTTtttaaactcacctcttcttTTCCAACTGTAAGCAATATTTCAGAGTTTGTAGACAGCACTGAGAACAGAACAGTACCCAGAGTTCAGTTACGTGCCATTCTTTGATTAGCAAAttatttcagtctgttttctaCATAGAAGTGCACATCTATAATTATTGTCATGGTATCAATCCAAGGATCCAGATGGATCATGAGTGTGCGTACACTGGGTGGGACAGCAGACCATCATAAACTGACACCTTTACACATTACTCCAAGTTGCAAATGACGGATGAGTCTCCGGACTTACCAAGTgcacagaaaatgcagttaaaagaCACGTTGAACAGAATGCTTACATTTTGGTTCAGTTTCCATCCACTGCTTTAGCTCTGCTGCAAGAGCGTTCACACGGTTCACAGTCtaacaagaaaaacattaaaaaaaaaaaacagagaataaaatatttttattattcacataaACATCCATGTGGGAAAACTGAACTGCTCATCTAATTCTTTTTCTACAAATAAGCTACAGAATTTAAGTCCAGCTGTGTTCATTGGGCATGTAAACAAGAGgcaaatacaatattttaaattctcTGGTAACATGTCTGCCTATATTGACACGGGAAGCAGAATACAATAGACCATGGCACCTGCCTGTTATTTTGTACGGCATAGTATCTGAGAGGCATCTCAAAATATCTGGTTATTTGTGAACCAGAGGCACACTGGCCCTACCTGTATGTGATTTGACTTCACTGTAATGTTTGAGCCAGGAGCAAAAGAGGTAAggtaaaatatactttttgcCACTGACACATTGTCTGTTTTTACATACAAAGCCTTACACATTTGGCTTCTTTTCAGATAcacaacacaaataaataaagaaagctaTTACAGCGTACATGCACTGGTGTGATCAAATTAGAAGGCGTCATTTAGTTTTACCTAACCTCGTCTCTTGAGGTTTCAAGGGAATCAGACTTTGTCATGGTGATTTCGTTTtgcagctgaaaaagaaaacattatctccatgttaaatattttcctATTTGCTCCATAGACAAATTATGGCACTACCCCAAtaactaatatttttttatttaggtgGCATTTGTTCTTCTTTGTTCAGGAAGAATTAAAGTACCTTAAAAGATAATCAACtttctacattatttacatttattcattctgcaaaatgcacttttctgcaaaatgacttccaatgttaaggtcacaattattagtTATAagcttactattatttacccatttatacagcttgctcaagagtaccacagcccgagatggaacctgcaacctttgaatctgaaggcagcaaccctaaccactacactacaagctgccccACCTTATTATGGTGCtcagcagggtgttcttactgtatcaattcagagtgagtgccttcatttacatttattcacttagcagacacttttctccaaagcaacttccaatgaactctatgtagtgttatcagccaacacaccaaggtgagatacactacttacaatgggtcactcatctatacatcagtgaaacacagggAGTTGAAGGGAGTTGACAGGACTGGAGTATTAGTGAAAACCTTTCAGAAGAAAGGAAAGTAAAGGAAAGATAGAGAACATCCTCACTTGGTCATCAACTTTTTCCACTCCCAGCATTCCCTGTCACTCCTTTCCTCTGTTCTTCACTCTTACCATCATTCCCAGACTCTAACCCTTAATCAtgctttctgttatttttttctcactttcacTCACCTTTcctttcactcattcactctccATTTCTTTACTCACTCACTACCAAACTCACCACTGCTCTTGCACATTTACTTGCACTTTTCCACACCCTCACTCACACTTTCCTTTAGGCAATCCCTCATTAATTTCCTCCGTAGCACACGTCCTGGTTTACCACtgccctcactcactcaccgttgcttacatttatttgtttagcagacgcttttctccaaagcaacttccaacgaactctatgtagtgttatcagcccacacaccttattcaccaaagtgacttacactactagacaCACTACTAtgccgggtcactcatccatacatcagtggaacacactttctctctgtcactcacacactatgggtgaacctgaacagaatgtctttggactgtgggaggaaaccagagcacctggaggaaccccaCGCAGTAAAGACCTTAAACTTTCATGAGGcgtcatggtggcacagcaagtagtgctgctgtctcacagtgcctggctggtgcgagagaacgAGGGTTCGATCCCCCGCTctgtggagttgcatgttctctctctcGTGTGGGATTCAAGGCACCAGCCTCCACCTATTCgtaaacaaaacactgaaacgcGAAGTGATTTGGATCCCACCTCTCACGTGACCCTGCGAGGCACACGATctcacctgctgcagctggCTGAACTGCTCCTCGCACTCGTCCAGCAGCTGCCCCATCGCGGCCTCCGAGCATCGCATTCCCAGCGCGGCCTGCGGCGGGACGACGCGCGCGCACTCCGCCGCGTGCCTCGCGAGAGCCCTGGCCTGACGCGGACACGACGTCGTGAAAAACAGCCAGGTATTAGAGGATGCgcgacaaagaaaaaaaggctcCCATAGCGTGAAGGCGAGTGCGAGCTGGACACTTACATTGTGCAGGAGCTCGTCCGCGTCCTAACAGACAGGGAGGGAAAGAGCGAAGTGAGTAAAGCCAATGACAGCAGTCGCACtcacgacaaaaaaaaaaaccgctaCTAGCACTGTTTCTGGATTTACGAAACACGCGTCAACCTGCCCGACAACGTTTAAAAGCACACTGCACAAATAAACTGCTGCCATTGATAAGTACACTCACCATATCATATGCAGTAACGTTTCAGAGAAGAGTAGCGTTTGCCTACGTACTTAGTTTCACCATATAAAAATCCCGCCACTGGCCACAAATGTTACGTCATACCGGAAGCGGAAGCGTCTCAATGTggaaggcctttttttttttttttaaaaaaaacaatgaatgattCAAACCCAAAACGAGAAAATTAACACAGAAAACCCGGCCCAGGGAagtatataaacaataaaataagtaaaataataataataataataataataataatatgaataataaaaataaaacaaaattcaggTCGCTCCAATTTGGCTTAAAACCTTGTAACAATTACAATGAATAATTTATCGTTTTAACAACGGCCTTCCCCTTTGTACACGctttcttttttgtgctgtACAGAATCGCTAGGTAAAACAGAGAAAGTAGGTTTTTCTAAACGGAAGATTATTATTACCACCATTGgcaacacactgactgagataGTTGAATTGATTCTGCGCAGACATAGATATTGTATTAAGTATTGCcgtttttaaatattgaattaattctgtattttatatatatgtatatatattatatatatgggGGGTCATTGAAGTTAACACAAAATTGTGGCAGAACACGATCAACGTGTTAAAGAAAGTTGAACGATGTCGCCACCACGTGGTCATCAGTATGTGTGCTCTTAGTTCCTTTGGAGGGATGTGTCTAAACAAATGTGAACCCATTGTGAAAACTGTGAAGAGTATTTGTTTTAACAAAACATGTGTAAAACCCCTAAGATTTTCCTCTATATGTTGTTTAAAGttaaatatgtattatgtatttattggttgcttttttgcacaaaatacaCAATCAGCCTACTCCCTTGTCCTATGGTGataaaaaatcactttttgcAATACATATTTAGCATATGTGTAATGCATATTTTGCATATTGGTGAAGTGAAGGGTACgagatttgtttatttaattggaAGTCATTTCGTTGTTCAAATAATACGTAATgtgcatataaaataaaaataaatagaattaatGTGAAATAACATTATATAATAACGAAGAGCGGGGAAAGTTGATACATCTTTCATTAGTATTCATTCTTATAGTACCTAGCCTTTCTATTTTAACCCAAACAATGAATAATATTACACGTACAATATATTAATATGGATAGTTTAATGCTgattatagaaatgtaaaaccAATGACAAagcaggtactacagctaaaggagGGCTTTGAATGTACATCCAAAGCCAGTAAATCTAACCACTattgctaccagctgccctcaaTGTCCTTTTTATTTAACTCTTTAGATCTTTATGAAAATATTGATAGCTAACTGTTGGGTCTGGTTTTCTACATTAAAGTACTGTATCTTATAAAGTAGTATGAATAAATTTTGAATGCATTtgtaattaaatacatttcaagcAAAATTATGCGTTTAAAGTTGGGAAAAGGAAATTTAACGTGACATTTGGTGTATTCTTCACAATGGTGTTTTCAGTAAACCTGATTGAGGAATGGAAGCAGTGGGCTATGAACCTTGAACAGCATCtatttttcttgattttgttggggggaggggaggggggagtctTTAAGCAGGCAGTACCTGGTCCCTGCTTCGGTTTTGGGAGTGACAAAGTTGGGAAAGTCCTTGGCAATACACCACAAACATCTAAAGTGGACGATGAAATGAAGGGCCGCATTCCTCCACTAATGGAGGAGGAGCTCCTGGCCATTCTCAGGGCACACTGCTGCACGTCTGCATCTGCTCACTGTAAGGAAACACAGCACGGCTGCTCGAAATCCCAGGgcacaggaaagaaaacacagctCACCTTATCTAGGATTTCATCCCAGGACAATATGTAACAAACCATGAAAGTCATACAAAATCATCAGCAGAAATTCTTCACGGTTGCTTGAGGACATAAAAGAGCAATGATGCATTGCAAAAGTTCACgtctttaacattttaaaaagtttctttaTGCAGCGCGTACAGTGTTTGCAGTAGTttgagtaaatattttaaaacccaGAATACTTTTTATGCAAGAattcacatatttacaaaaaagatTAACGTGACTGACAGTGTTactaaaaatgtacatgtaaaattgtTTCAAATGTTAGTCCTCTCTTTCATTTAATCTAGTGATAgttcttttgcacatttttatataatactAACATGAAATCTATCTGCTATAAGTGACTGAAAATAACTTTATGAGAATACGTGCcaaaaatgacaggaaaaaaaagtttacaggaGTGCCgatgaaataatttaacattttgggTTCTTTCTCTTAAAATGTGTCAATTTTAACTTGCACTATAGTTTAAAATATCATGACCAGTTAACTCCAGTGAAACATTTCgtaacaaaatatattaaaaaaatcacagttaaaattattattcacaCAAGTTAAAATAGTTTAACAAACTTAATGAAAGAACACATTTTGCATAGTTTTATGAATTAGCCTCGAAAATTTCCTTGGCTTTCTTCATATGACTAATTATGTTTGTCTCCAGAGTGAATTTCCCACTATTATACATTGTAAAATAAGCTTACAGCAGAATCCTAAAAGCCCACAATGTAAGTGCAATAAAAGCAGTAAGTGagacattaaatttaatttactcaTGACTAATAAGATACAGAAAATGATATTACAGAAATGGAAACGAATGTAAAACCTGCTTTATTGCAAGTGTTTTGGTTATACTGTACATTCTGATAAGGAGCACAGCAATTATATATTTCCTTGAGCCCATTTTCAAAGCACACTTTGCCTGGATGtacaaaattgcaaaaatagTTAATTTCGTAAAAACAGGGCAAAACAAATTCTGAtaaaagttaaagaaatgaaaagttaCCTTTACTGGAATGTTGTTTTATGATATACAAGATCAGTGAGTCATGATAAAAGCAGAATATGATGGGCTTCTCAAGACACAAAAATGTGCCTAATATGATTTTTGGtcctttgttttgcatttaggTAGTATGTGGAAGGTTTTCCTGACACTGTCCTGTTTGCTGTGGTAAGTATAACTATATATAAtcatatatatacgtatatatacattttaatgaaacggaactatatttatgtatatttctaGTATAGTGTATACTTTACTCCTCGTGTAACGTTGCATAAGTATCACTGCACTGAAACTGATGCTCTAGTCACAAGCAGGGACCCTGTTCATTGTGCCGGGGTTATCAGTCCATGGCTGGAGGTTCTGAAGTGCCAACAGGGAGCTGTTGTTAAGGCAGATGGGGTCTGGAGTCTTTGGCTGGTCCATAGTTTTTTGAAAAGCTTCCTGCTGGAGCTGCATGAGTATTCGGTTGGCCTGCTGACGTTCAGCTTCTCGCTCCTCTGCGGTTTGCCGTCTAAGAGAAAATAACATTGAACAGACAGAAAGCCATATCAGCAACTCGACATTCTTGAGTTAGAGACCCAACTTCAGGATACTTTTTTTAACCTTAGAAGTGCaaggtttttttaattctagTAAATATGTGAAAGTGCAAATAATGACTTGAACAGCAAAATAGTCAGGCctttattctgcattttaatattttttgaacCTTTTAAGTCAGTGGAGCTAAATTTCACtaagcattatttccttgtacgtgtgtgtgtacgatTTCAgacaaattttcattttgtttaatttacaaaataacagAGCTGAATGAAACATGCAATAAAATCACTGGCACCATAAAAATTACTCTGTGCCTGAAATAAGGGTTTTAAAAAGTATCACACATTAAATTTTGATATGCTGTATGTCTTTGCTGACACTATTGTCTAagccaacttacaatgttaggcaaCAACTTTATTATGATTGATACGCCATCATATTCTTACTGTACaggtttagagtaagtaccttactcaaaggtaatAGAGCAGGTATGTGAAATGGGACCTTCAACCCTACTGTCCACACTAACCGTGCCCCACTACGCAGAAGATGCCTGCATAATATagacaaaaatgatgaaaaatttaaaatgtaaaatatttaaatggaacATCCAGCATGATGCCTGTTGTGGGACTATAAGGCATTTTTATCTTTGTGAAAAGCCATAATTAAGTGAAATGACAACCAACTGGTGAAGAGATGTATCTTTTGAAACAGTGAACATTTGTCAGTTACAGTGCCTCCTCATGGCCAAACTGCACTTTAGTGtccatattaatatttatttacggCCTGTACTGTATTTCTAGTAAATGTGCTCCAATAACTGAATTGATCCCCTTTATAAAGTGTGACAgaagggagaagaagaaagaataaaaatatctaCGGAGTCAGCAAAATACTGCTGAGAATTATGTGCAAAGTAAATGATATTTAAACtcataaaaattactttgaagtatttaatatttgtgttatttgtaaaacaatacatttttgtgtggTTTGCCTGACATCCGCTTTCACCGTGGAATTATTTTTACGGTATGAGATTGATAGTAAAATACGGTACAGTATAGCTTAAAGTATTTAAAACCAGGACTGAGCTACAGGTGTCGAAATAATGAACTAAACTCAAAAATATCAATTTTAATATCGAAATTTatagacatttattttaaaaagttaagcAAGACTGTCgcaatctgaaaaaaaaaaaatcagtttgttttccttttgctcTCCCGCTATAACGGCCTCACCTGTTTGCTTTAAATGATGGTAAAATCGTTGGAAAACGATGTTAATGAACTTATTTAAATATGCGACTTTCTCCGTATTCCCGgcctggaaataaaaatgtgcgtttattgaagggaaaaaaaaaaaagtttcctaaACTGGTCCATGGGGGACGTtgtggggcaaaaaaaaaaatcagaaaataacaATACAGTAGCGACAAAAAGCGGGCCTAATGTACGAAAGTGGATATAAATGTAGCAGATGGAGACGCAATAGCCATCagttgtaaaatatatattttatatacagcgTTCATATTTTAATGATTGTTAAAATCAGTCGGAAATATTTCGTTTTAAATTTGGTCACGTGCGGACGTGAAATGGACACGGGtgtaatattttactgtaagaTACGAAGAGGGACGCAGGATACTAAGGGTAcaatgatctgtgtgtgtgtgtgtgtgtgtgtgtgtgtgtgtgtggagagcgTACAGACAGTACACGTGTAGAGGGCGAGTGGGGACACAGCGAAGGGAGAGGTAAAacgcacacaggcacacacacacaggcacacacacacacacacacacacacacacacacgcacactccaTAGTAAGTGAGTGAATCGGATTTCCGCGCGCGAAGTCGACACGCAGAGACGAGGTGTGGACGGAGCTGGAAAACGGGATCGGGGACAGAATCACGGAGGACGGGGGCCAGGGACGGGACGAAAGCAGGGGACTGGAACTGAAACACTGACTGGAACAGAAGTGAGGAACCAGATCAGTGAGCACGTGTCGCCAGGTAAATCGTGGTAAAGCGCTGATCAATAACAGCGATCCAGGGACGTGGTGACTTGAGCCTTTTTATTATAGCAGTTGGGTCGGGAGGGTTGATACAGTTGTACATGTACTGCGATGCATCTCGTGGACGTCTGGGATCCTGCCTTTTGGGGTTGTGACATATTAAATCGCATACATCGATATCATATATAGATATTTTTTATATCAGGCTAATGTAAAATACGACATTTTTGCACCTGTTTTAACAATAATTGAAAATATGAGCGCttcctttgttaaaaaaaataaaatccgtCATTGAACTCGTAATGATTCTGATATAACAATACATAAAGGTATAATGGTGCGATAGGGTTTCATTAACTTCACAGCAGCATGTTTCCGTATTAATGACATCTGTTTGGAGTAAAAATAGAGTACATAATGCAGTTCAGCAACATATTGTAACTGCAGACTGTAAGCCTGTTACATTAGATGTAAATTACATCAAGGAATCAGTTTATGTGTAACAGTTGATCGCCGTGATTTACCTGTTGCCTTTCTCAATTTTAGTCATCAGTGGGTGAAAACAGTGTTTTCTATTGATTTTAATAACGGGGGCAGAATCAATTAGCAAACAGACGCTTTCCATTCACCTTACAAAATGACAAAACGATCAAATATGCTGTCTTATTACATTggcaattattattttatctcTCTTAGTTACTTTATCTTACTTTATTACTTACTTGTTATTATCTTACTTATGCATCGttggtgttttacagtgttagtTAATCAAGCtgacaatgacttacccatctGGACATTGTTACTGTACTAATTCCGGGTAacagccttgatcaagggcactacagcaggggtgggattcgaacacaCAACCTTCGCACGAGGAGGCGACGGCACTAGGCAGCACGCGTTGTTACAGCAGAGAAATGGCCGTCAGTAAGTGTGAAGAGCGCTCACTCACTGCTCTCACCTCCACTTCGTCCTCCTGTTCTGGAACCACGTTTTCACCTGTCCGTCCGTCATGCGCAGCGCTTTGGCGAAGTCGGCCCTCTCTGCGGACGCCAGGTACTTCTGGCGGTGGAAGCGCTTCTCCAGCTCACATATCTGGTGTCTGCTGAAGGAGGTCCTGGGCTTCTTCCTCCTCGGAGGAGTTCGGCTCTGGTACGGGTGACCCGGGCGTCGGGTCGCTGTCAGGGGGGGCAGAGCCGCTGGACGATCAAAGGCGGAAAGAGTTTACCGTGCTGTACCTGTTTATACCGCACGGTATTGTTATTCTCTCACTTCATCGAGGGCACTAACTAAGGCAGGaattgggattcgaaccaacaaccttcgcATCGCTAGACCTTTAACAGCCCTCAACACTGCACACTTTGCTGCCCATTTACCATGTTACGGTATCTGAGTGTCAGGTCCTGCGTGGCTTTTAAATTCGAAGAGTTTCATTAAGGCATTAATTTACAGAACAGACTCGCATTGCTATGACTGGAGTTTTTATAACTGCGGTAAGAGGATCGCTCAGTGTAATATTAGAGATTATTCTTTTCGGTAACAAACTCTGTGTGTATTGTTGTTCGTTATTCGTAGTTTTGCTTTCTCTTGTTAataattttaccaaaaaaataaaaatacgtaCACCGACAGTGATCGGCAGTTCATTGCAACCCTCAACgccaaaaataataattaaaatctgTGTCTTGCCAGAATTTCAATATAACGCCCTCTTACTTATGgtactaaacaaaaaaaacctctggaacCCGTGatattatttgtaattaaaGTACAATATCAGGGGCTGGTGCCTGGAAATTTCCAAAATCTATACACGATATAAACCGTATTTgccatttttccaaaaaaaagaaaaaaaaaagaaatcgaaAAATCGACTACAGAAATATACACAGTTTAAAattcttaatattattaatttttgcattttttttccctaaacgGCACGCAATTAACGTGCTGACAGTTATGACTGGGCGACACTTGTTCACAATGGACCAGAACTGAGCACCTACAGTTTTTTGgtctacttttctccaaagcgatctGGGCTTTGTCCTCACACTACAGTTTAAACATAATGTCGAATTTAAATGAATTCGTAGAAAAATGTTAAAGGTAAATCAGCTATTATAAACAGCAGAAACGGCAACACTGCGAAATGTCTGTACATTTAATTCACTTGTCATAGTTTCTCACTCTGTTCTTAACCGCTGCTGGATTAAAAAAGGCATCATTTCACACACAAGCTGTTGCTCTTCCCTTTGGCTACGATTTTCTTCCACTAAATAGTTGTATTTGACCAAGTTTCGAGTTTAAAATCGTACAGTATTTTAACCTCGATTTTGGTTATCTGGTTACTTTaaacacttttatattttataaacctAAATCCTAAAatgccagataaatgaataaaaaaaaatcatcccgATTTACACTATAATCCCCATCCTCGTACTTGCTTTTCTGCCCCTAGTTCCCTCCACATTTACTCGCCACCTACAATCCTTAATATTTCATCACTAAAAAGTGTGAAGATGAGCTGCAGCTGCTTAACGCACAAGCCCGTCTTGGGTCCAGAAGGCAAATAATTTCGCTAAATTCGGGCGCCGTAACATAGTTTGCGTGCAATGACTTTCTTCTAAAATGATGAAAACCTCGAAAGCGTCGCTCAGATCGTAAATGCAGAGTGCACGATGAAGAAGGGATGTACATGATCGTCAGTTGGAGGCAGTGAGTGTTGTTGACCCATTATAATGATTAGAATAAATGCTATTTAACCTGTCCGCAGGTATAGCCAGGTAAGTTAAACTGCAGTATTTCTCCTCCTCCTAGTcccgcacacactcactca
Coding sequences:
- the cenpk gene encoding centromere protein K isoform X2 codes for the protein MDADELLHNARALARHAAECARVVPPQAALGMRCSEAAMGQLLDECEEQFSQLQQLQNEITMTKSDSLETSRDETVNRVNALAAELKQWMETEPKLLSTNSEILLTVGKEELLQLNTQLEMVFSCSQAKRNKLKEVLKSEQKWLEEKREVLMAVTEQVTALQQENDKLSETSVLHDMKKKIQKVKEYQDHLLDTLSDVLEEHFPLPQQAGNTNKKKKNSSMEPRKDLISLHNILELLMNKTVETPHEPYVVIDETFWPPYIEMLLRYGIASRHPDDYCRIRLEAFY
- the cenpk gene encoding centromere protein K isoform X1, whose protein sequence is MDADELLHNARALARHAAECARVVPPQAALGMRCSEAAMGQLLDECEEQFSQLQQLQNEITMTKSDSLETSRDETVNRVNALAAELKQWMETEPKLLSTNSEILLTVGKEELLQLNTQLEMVFSCSQAKRNKLKEVLKSEQKWLEEKREVLMAVTEQVTALQQENDKLSETSVLHDMKKKIQKVKEYQDHLLDTLSDVLEEHFPLPQQAGNTNKKKKNSSMEPRKDLISLHNILELLMNKTVETPHEPYVVIDETFWPPYIEMLLRYGIASRHPDDYCRIRIDFGPQQPFVGEELINGCIGMEQRRICCNLL